The nucleotide sequence TGACAGGAGACGGTGCGGGCTTTTCTACATTCAGGTATGCTCAAGATGTTCAGCAGCTGCCGCAGGAGCCTCCACAGCCGGCGCCCATCGGCATATTGGATGAAATATTGAAACCCGCTCCAAACGCTGAATTGACGTAATCCACCTTGATCGGTTTGATCCGCGTGTACAAATCCTTTTCGATGACATAGGTCAGGCCGCGGTCGTCGAAAACCTCGTCGTTCTCTCTTGACTCATCCAGAGCCATACCCAGAGAGGGCCCGGCTCAGCCGCCCTGCGACATCATGATCCGGATCGGTGGAATCATATCACGATCCTTCAAAAATTCCTTAATCATCTCGCTTGCTTTTTCGGTGACTTCCAACATTGCAAAACCTCCTCCAGGGTAATTGGCTGGTTTCCATCAGAAGATGCGGCCTTCTGCCCATCTCGGTTTCAATCTGTACGTTCGGGTGCGCGGAAGCCACGAAATCGCCGG is from Desulfatiglans anilini DSM 4660 and encodes:
- a CDS encoding IscA/HesB family protein, whose translation is MLEVTEKASEMIKEFLKDRDMIPPIRIMMSQGGUAGPSLGMALDESRENDEVFDDRGLTYVIEKDLYTRIKPIKVDYVNSAFGAGFNISSNMPMGAGCGGSCGSC